In Cyclopterus lumpus isolate fCycLum1 chromosome 9, fCycLum1.pri, whole genome shotgun sequence, a single genomic region encodes these proteins:
- the zgc:158398 gene encoding transmembrane protein 248: MMGFWQPVTNLRDYVSQNPPGVTFFLWLLTLAISFICLSSYSYTHTLPNPDTAEDWNLLLSSLSQFQLCVKANTSSPELVLPVPSALMDRDTSVNSTKTPSLTTLRVKVPLAVTSDSNSGSLNYLGLHTALRASQLHLRGNQIVNMTLEFLSGNDTYTCLTISAPVHLLPMSLLPPECPVFENKISPIQVEAVNQLPTASQTCYSLHSMNDPTLTVMLTQEEQSVAVRHLLEVSACLLGVCLILCVAASMTHSLIRRYHWSEMDLQKEPLMDS, translated from the exons ATGATGGGTTTCTGGCAGCCGGTGACCAACCTTCGAGATTATGTATCCCAGAATCCTCCAGGGGTTACATTTTTCCTCTGGCTGTTGACTCTCGCTATCTCCTTTATCTGCCTCAGCTCTTACAGCTACACACATACTCTGCCTAACCCTGACACAGCAGAG GACTGGAACCTTCTACTGTCCTCATTATCTCAGTTCCAGCTGTGTGTGAAAGCCAACACAAGTTCACCTGAGCTTGTATTGCCAGTCCCCTCTGCTCTGATGGATCGAGACACTTCAGTTAACTCTACAAAGACTCCCTCTCTCACCACTCTGCGGGTCAAGGTTCCTCTGGCTGTGACTTCTGACTCAAACAGTGGCTCCCTGAACTACCTTGGTTTACACACTGCCTTGAGAGCCAGTCAATTACATCTTAGAG GCAATCAGATTGTTAACATGACTCTAGAGTTTTTGTCTGGAAATGATACCTACACCTGTCTCACCATAAGTGCTCCAGTGCACCTGCTGCCCATGAGTCT ACTTCCGCCAGAGTGCCCTGTATTTGAGAACAAAATTTCACCCATCCAAGTGGAGGCGGTCAACCAGCTGCCTACAGCATCACAAACCTGCTACAGTCTTCACTCAATGAATGACCCGACACTGACTGTCATGTTAACACAG GAGGAGCAGAGCGTGGCAGTGCGACATCTGTTGGAAGTCAGTGCGTGTCTCCTCGGAGTTTGCTTGATACTCTGTGTAGCTGCTAGTATGACACATTCGCTAATACGCCGCTACCATTGGAGTGAAATGGATCTGCAAAAA GAGCCCTTGATGGACAGCTGA